In Saccharomonospora marina XMU15, one genomic interval encodes:
- a CDS encoding dihydrofolate reductase family protein, translated as MRNVKLWMQVSLDGYIEGPNGEFDWPAFDEEMQTFAVEQAADMGGFLFGRKVYEGMVAYWPDPTRFGEATELDLEYSRIWRPMPKVVFSRTLEHADHNTTVVADNIAEEVGKLSEQPGGDLVLFGGAEIAATFIRLGLIDEYWLFVHPVVLGGGKPLFPELAQRRDLRLLATRTFGSGAIHLRYSPNLPAR; from the coding sequence ATGCGTAACGTCAAGCTGTGGATGCAGGTTTCTCTCGACGGCTACATCGAGGGACCGAACGGCGAGTTCGACTGGCCTGCCTTCGATGAGGAGATGCAGACCTTCGCGGTGGAGCAGGCGGCGGACATGGGTGGCTTCCTGTTCGGCAGGAAGGTCTACGAGGGGATGGTCGCGTACTGGCCGGACCCCACCCGCTTCGGCGAGGCTACGGAACTCGATCTGGAGTACTCGCGGATCTGGAGGCCGATGCCCAAGGTCGTCTTCTCCCGAACGTTGGAGCACGCCGACCACAACACCACCGTCGTTGCCGACAACATCGCCGAGGAGGTCGGCAAGCTCAGCGAGCAACCTGGCGGTGACCTCGTGCTGTTCGGAGGCGCCGAGATCGCCGCGACGTTCATCCGCCTCGGCCTCATCGACGAGTACTGGCTGTTCGTGCACCCGGTCGTACTCGGAGGCGGCAAGCCGCTGTTCCCCGAACTCGCGCAGCGGCGCGACCTGCGCCTACTCGCCACCCGCACCTTCGGCTCGGGTGCCATACACCTGCGCTACTCGCCGAACTTGCCGGCCAGGTAA
- a CDS encoding D-arabinono-1,4-lactone oxidase: protein MKPWTNWAGTESALPRRVHRPLTAEDIAKIVADASAQGQRVKVPGSGHSFTGIAVADGDTIDLRAWKGIVSADSASGLVTVRSATTLRELNTALAAMGLAMSNLGDIDAQTIAGAISTGTHGTGARFGGLATQVEALELVLADGSIVTCSRELRPELFDAARVGLGALGVISTVTLRCEPAFVLAASERPEPLERVLSEFHELAEHNDHFEFYWFPYGKNALVKRNNRQPAGTRPRPLSRAREFVDYTVMENAAFGALCRIGRAVPRLVPSLGGFASSVLSARDYSDASHRVFATQRAVRFVESEFAVPRSAVLDVLAELRALVPKLRHPVAFPVEVRVAAADDIWLSTAYGRDSAYIAVHQYVGMPYREYFEGFARIAGEFGGRPHWGKLHDLDAAALRERYPRFDDFVRLRAQVDPGATFSNAYLDRVLGPVG from the coding sequence ATGAAGCCGTGGACCAACTGGGCGGGAACCGAGAGCGCTCTGCCGCGCCGGGTCCACCGACCGCTCACCGCCGAGGACATCGCCAAGATCGTCGCTGACGCCTCCGCGCAGGGACAGCGGGTCAAGGTGCCAGGCAGCGGACACTCGTTCACCGGCATCGCCGTGGCCGACGGTGACACGATCGACCTTCGCGCGTGGAAGGGCATCGTGTCGGCCGACTCCGCTTCCGGCCTTGTGACCGTGCGCTCGGCCACCACGCTGCGGGAACTGAACACCGCGCTCGCCGCGATGGGGCTCGCCATGAGCAACCTCGGCGACATCGACGCCCAGACCATCGCGGGCGCCATCTCCACGGGCACGCACGGCACCGGCGCCCGGTTCGGCGGCCTCGCCACGCAGGTGGAGGCTCTGGAACTCGTACTGGCCGACGGGTCGATCGTGACCTGCTCGCGCGAACTGCGGCCGGAACTGTTCGACGCCGCGAGAGTCGGACTCGGCGCACTCGGCGTCATCAGCACCGTGACCCTGCGGTGTGAACCCGCCTTCGTGCTCGCGGCCAGCGAACGTCCGGAACCACTCGAACGAGTACTTTCCGAGTTCCACGAACTCGCCGAACACAACGACCACTTCGAGTTCTACTGGTTCCCCTACGGCAAGAACGCGCTGGTCAAGCGGAATAACCGGCAACCTGCGGGCACGCGGCCACGCCCGCTCTCCAGAGCGCGGGAGTTCGTCGACTACACGGTCATGGAGAACGCGGCCTTCGGCGCGCTGTGCCGGATCGGCCGCGCCGTTCCCCGGCTGGTGCCCTCACTCGGCGGCTTCGCCTCCTCGGTGCTTTCCGCCCGCGACTACAGCGACGCCTCCCATCGGGTCTTCGCCACCCAGCGCGCGGTGCGGTTCGTCGAGTCGGAGTTCGCGGTGCCGAGGTCGGCGGTGCTCGACGTACTCGCAGAGCTTCGCGCGCTGGTGCCGAAGCTGCGGCACCCGGTGGCTTTCCCCGTGGAGGTCCGGGTCGCGGCCGCCGACGACATCTGGTTGTCCACGGCATACGGTCGCGACAGCGCCTACATCGCGGTGCATCAGTACGTGGGCATGCCGTACCGGGAGTACTTCGAGGGATTCGCCAGGATCGCAGGCGAGTTCGGCGGCAGGCCGCACTGGGGCAAGCTGCACGACCTCGACGCGGCCGCGCTGCGCGAGCGCTACCCGCGCTTCGACGACTTCGTACGGCTGCGCGCACAGGTCGATCCCGGAGCGACGTTCTCCAACGCCTACCTCGATCGAGTGCTCGGGCCGGT
- a CDS encoding TetR family transcriptional regulator: protein MSENQAVKPTETTPLRRRPVQQRSAQRVERMLDASAELLQELGYEALTTTLIAKRAGVAVGSLYQFFPDKRAVVQALTQRNLERFIAAVNERLSTLDPKNWWDVVDSLLDIYLRMHREVPGFSRVHFGDVVDVRLLDDRRTNNRVITDSLADLIIEHVGVEREELILPISIAVEAADGLLNLAFRTDPQGDPDVIAETKALIKGYLAGKFGE, encoded by the coding sequence GTGTCCGAGAACCAGGCCGTGAAGCCCACCGAGACGACGCCGTTACGACGGCGACCCGTCCAGCAACGCAGCGCGCAGCGTGTCGAGCGAATGCTGGACGCCAGTGCCGAACTGCTGCAGGAACTCGGTTACGAGGCGCTGACCACCACGCTCATCGCCAAACGCGCGGGGGTCGCGGTGGGCTCGCTGTACCAGTTCTTTCCCGACAAGCGCGCCGTGGTGCAGGCACTGACACAGCGAAACCTCGAACGGTTCATCGCGGCCGTCAACGAGCGGTTGAGCACCCTCGATCCCAAGAACTGGTGGGACGTGGTCGACTCGTTGCTCGACATCTACCTGCGGATGCACCGCGAAGTACCCGGATTCTCCCGGGTGCACTTCGGTGATGTGGTGGACGTCCGGCTGCTCGACGACCGCCGCACCAACAACAGGGTCATCACCGATTCCCTCGCCGACCTGATCATCGAGCACGTCGGGGTCGAGCGGGAGGAGCTCATCCTTCCCATCTCCATCGCGGTCGAGGCCGCTGACGGGCTGCTCAACCTGGCGTTTCGGACAGACCCGCAGGGCGACCCCGACGTGATCGCCGAGACCAAGGCGCTCATCAAGGGTTACCTGGCCGGCAAGTTCGGCGAGTAG
- a CDS encoding amino acid deaminase/aldolase translates to MGRVTTGNASYDSATKHLDPPLAIVDLDAFDANAHDLTRRAAGLPVRVASKSVRCRHLLERALARPGFRGVLAYSLAEAMWLFQRGSCDDIVVGYPSVDRSALRALAADDAARAAITIMVDSPEHLDAVDAALGREHPEIRVCLEFDASWRPLPGVHVGTRRSPVFTPRQAARLAGTIAGRRGFRLAGVMGYEGQIAGVPDGAPGLRGAVVRWMQRHSAAELAPRRAAVVEAVRAVADLEFVNAGGTGSLELTRVEPAVTEVTAGSGLLGPALFSRYSRFTPRPAALFALPVVRRPTSRIATLFAGGYVASGKAGPSRLPSPYLPSGLRLLGVEGAGEVQTPVTGDAARSLRLGDRVWLRHAKSGELAEHFTEYHLVAGERVESSVPTYRGEGQCFG, encoded by the coding sequence GTGGGCCGCGTGACCACGGGAAACGCCAGCTACGACTCGGCGACGAAACACCTTGACCCGCCACTGGCGATTGTCGACCTCGACGCCTTCGACGCCAACGCGCACGACCTGACGCGTCGCGCGGCAGGGTTGCCCGTGCGGGTGGCCAGCAAGTCGGTGCGGTGCAGGCACCTGCTGGAGCGGGCGCTGGCCCGGCCGGGCTTTCGCGGCGTGCTCGCCTACTCGTTGGCCGAAGCGATGTGGCTGTTCCAACGGGGCAGCTGTGACGACATCGTGGTCGGCTACCCGTCGGTGGACCGCTCCGCGCTGCGCGCCCTCGCCGCCGACGACGCAGCCCGCGCCGCCATCACGATCATGGTCGACTCGCCGGAGCACCTCGACGCCGTCGATGCCGCACTCGGGCGTGAGCACCCGGAGATCAGGGTGTGCCTCGAGTTCGACGCGTCGTGGCGACCACTGCCCGGCGTGCACGTGGGAACGCGCAGATCACCGGTCTTCACGCCGCGACAGGCGGCCCGGCTCGCCGGGACCATCGCGGGTCGCCGTGGGTTTCGGCTTGCCGGCGTGATGGGGTACGAGGGCCAGATCGCCGGGGTACCTGACGGCGCGCCTGGTCTCCGGGGAGCCGTGGTGCGCTGGATGCAGCGGCATTCCGCCGCCGAACTGGCTCCTCGCAGGGCAGCCGTGGTGGAGGCGGTGCGCGCGGTGGCCGACCTGGAGTTCGTCAACGCGGGCGGCACCGGAAGCCTCGAACTGACCAGGGTCGAACCGGCGGTCACCGAGGTCACCGCTGGGTCCGGGCTGCTCGGACCCGCGCTGTTCTCCCGCTACTCCCGCTTCACGCCGCGACCGGCGGCACTGTTCGCGCTGCCGGTGGTGCGCCGCCCCACTTCCCGGATCGCGACCCTCTTCGCCGGTGGCTACGTCGCCTCCGGCAAGGCCGGGCCGTCACGGCTGCCGTCGCCCTACCTGCCGTCCGGGCTACGGCTGCTCGGAGTGGAGGGCGCGGGAGAGGTGCAGACCCCCGTCACCGGTGACGCCGCACGGTCGCTGCGGCTGGGTGACCGGGTGTGGCTACGCCACGCGAAGTCCGGGGAGTTGGCCGAACACTTCACCGAGTACCACCTCGTGGCGGGTGAGCGGGTGGAATCGTCGGTGCCCACCTACCGGGGAGAGGGGCAGTGCTTCGGCTGA